A region of Oxyura jamaicensis isolate SHBP4307 breed ruddy duck chromosome 9, BPBGC_Ojam_1.0, whole genome shotgun sequence DNA encodes the following proteins:
- the APOD gene encoding apolipoprotein D isoform X3: MLGTAVRFSVLLSLLGFGKGQMFHMGPCPDPPVQEDFDISKYLGKWYEIEKLPSNFEKGSCIQANYSLKENGKFKVINKELLSSGKVNEVEGEIMHTDVKEPAKLSVRFNWFMPSAPYWVISTDYENYSLVYSCTNILWLFHIDYAWIMSRAPDMHPETVEHLKSVLQSYKINTEKMMPTDQLNCPADM; the protein is encoded by the exons ATGCTGGGCACGGCAGTGCGGTTCTCAGTCCTGCTCAGCCTCCTTGGCTTCGGGAAGGGGCAGATGTTTCACATGGGGCCGTGCCCAGACCCCCCCGTGCAGGAGGACTTCGATATCTCCAAG tacTTGGGAAAATGGTACGAGATAGAAAAGCTGCCCTCAAATTTCGAGAAAGGAAGCTGCATCCAGGCAAATTACTCGCTGAAGGAGAACGGGAAGTTTAAAGTGATCAACAAGGAGCTGCT TTCCAGTGGCAAAGTTAACGAAGTTGAAGGAGAAATCATGCACACGGATGTCAAGGAGCCGGCCAAGCTCAGTGTCCGCTTCAACTGGT TCATGCCTTCTGCCCCTTACTGGGTTATCTCCACCGACTACGAAAACTACTCGCTGGTGTACTCCTGCACGAACATCCTCTGGCTCTTCCACATTGACTACGCCTGGATTATGTCAAGAGCTCCCGACATGCACCCGGAGACCGTGGAGCACCTGAAGAGCGTCCTCCAGTCCTACAAGATCAACACTGAGAAAATGATGCCCACGGATCAGCTTAACTGCCCCGCTGACATGTAA
- the PPP1R2 gene encoding protein phosphatase inhibitor 2 isoform X1, translating into MEAPSVSSVPAASASGATAGPTGRGPIKGILKKGGGKAAGGGAAPGARRASPARDDDEHGKKSQKWDEMNIIATYHPAGKDYGLMKIDEPSTPYHSMVGDDDEDAVSDSESNEPLKADVLSKKLAAAAEGRGPKIIARLEESSEEEDEDEELTPEEREKKKQFEMKRKMHYNEGRNIKLARQLIAKELPAEDDEEMCDAADVETMNTEATEHGERRAPIGNLRTFLHGLKLPSLCTLL; encoded by the exons ATGGAGGCGCCCTCGGTGTCCTCGGTGCCGGCCGCCTCCGCCTCGGGGGCGACGGCGGGGCCGACGGGGCGAGGGCCCATCAAGGGCATCCTGAAGAAGGGCGGCGGGaaggcggcggggggcggcgcggCCCCCGGGGCGAGGCGGGCCAGTCCGGCCCGCGACGACGACGAGCACGG aaaaaaatcccagaagtGGGATGAAATGAACATCATAGCTACGTACCACCCAGCAGGCAAAGATTATGGCTTGATGAAAATAGATGAACCTAGTACTCCGTATCACAG CATGGTAGGAGATGACGATGAAGATGCAGTGAGCGATTCAGAATCAAATGAGCCCTTAAAAGCAGATGTGTTGAGTAAAAA ACTcgcagctgcagctgaaggtAGGGGACCTAAGATTATAGCAAGGCTAGAGGAAAGcagtgaggaggaggatgaggatgaagaaCTAACACCTGAAGAACGAG aaaaaaagaagcagtttgaaatgaagagaaaaatgcactACAATGAAGGACGAAACATCAAACTGGCAAGACAGCTCATCGCAAAAGAACTACCTgctgaagatgatgaagagatGTGTGATGCTGCAGATGTAGAAACGATGAATACAGAAGCTACTGAACATG GGGAAAGGAGGGCTCCAATAGGCAACCTTAGGACCTTTCTTCATGGCTTGAAGCTGCCATCTCTCTGCACTCTGCTGTAA
- the APOD gene encoding apolipoprotein D isoform X2 — MHHGALQVSHLHPSTTMLGTAVRFSVLLSLLGFGKGQMFHMGPCPDPPVQEDFDISKYLGKWYEIEKLPSNFEKGSCIQANYSLKENGKFKVINKELLSSGKVNEVEGEIMHTDVKEPAKLSVRFNWFMPSAPYWVISTDYENYSLVYSCTNILWLFHIDYAWIMSRAPDMHPETVEHLKSVLQSYKINTEKMMPTDQLNCPADM, encoded by the exons ATGCACCATGGTGCTCTCCAG GTTTCCCACCTGCATCCCAGCACAACCATGCTGGGCACGGCAGTGCGGTTCTCAGTCCTGCTCAGCCTCCTTGGCTTCGGGAAGGGGCAGATGTTTCACATGGGGCCGTGCCCAGACCCCCCCGTGCAGGAGGACTTCGATATCTCCAAG tacTTGGGAAAATGGTACGAGATAGAAAAGCTGCCCTCAAATTTCGAGAAAGGAAGCTGCATCCAGGCAAATTACTCGCTGAAGGAGAACGGGAAGTTTAAAGTGATCAACAAGGAGCTGCT TTCCAGTGGCAAAGTTAACGAAGTTGAAGGAGAAATCATGCACACGGATGTCAAGGAGCCGGCCAAGCTCAGTGTCCGCTTCAACTGGT TCATGCCTTCTGCCCCTTACTGGGTTATCTCCACCGACTACGAAAACTACTCGCTGGTGTACTCCTGCACGAACATCCTCTGGCTCTTCCACATTGACTACGCCTGGATTATGTCAAGAGCTCCCGACATGCACCCGGAGACCGTGGAGCACCTGAAGAGCGTCCTCCAGTCCTACAAGATCAACACTGAGAAAATGATGCCCACGGATCAGCTTAACTGCCCCGCTGACATGTAA
- the PPP1R2 gene encoding protein phosphatase inhibitor 2 isoform X2 yields the protein MEAPSVSSVPAASASGATAGPTGRGPIKGILKKGGGKAAGGGAAPGARRASPARDDDEHGKKSQKWDEMNIIATYHPAGKDYGLMKIDEPSTPYHSMVGDDDEDAVSDSESNEPLKADVLSKKLAAAAEGRGPKIIARLEESSEEEDEDEELTPEEREKKKQFEMKRKMHYNEGRNIKLARQLIAKELPAEDDEEMCDAADVETMNTEATEHAHATQDQLEGRARSIEEICPEL from the exons ATGGAGGCGCCCTCGGTGTCCTCGGTGCCGGCCGCCTCCGCCTCGGGGGCGACGGCGGGGCCGACGGGGCGAGGGCCCATCAAGGGCATCCTGAAGAAGGGCGGCGGGaaggcggcggggggcggcgcggCCCCCGGGGCGAGGCGGGCCAGTCCGGCCCGCGACGACGACGAGCACGG aaaaaaatcccagaagtGGGATGAAATGAACATCATAGCTACGTACCACCCAGCAGGCAAAGATTATGGCTTGATGAAAATAGATGAACCTAGTACTCCGTATCACAG CATGGTAGGAGATGACGATGAAGATGCAGTGAGCGATTCAGAATCAAATGAGCCCTTAAAAGCAGATGTGTTGAGTAAAAA ACTcgcagctgcagctgaaggtAGGGGACCTAAGATTATAGCAAGGCTAGAGGAAAGcagtgaggaggaggatgaggatgaagaaCTAACACCTGAAGAACGAG aaaaaaagaagcagtttgaaatgaagagaaaaatgcactACAATGAAGGACGAAACATCAAACTGGCAAGACAGCTCATCGCAAAAGAACTACCTgctgaagatgatgaagagatGTGTGATGCTGCAGATGTAGAAACGATGAATACAGAAGCTACTGAACATG CACATGCTACTCAAGACCAGCTGGAAGGTAGAGCACGCAGCATAGAAGAAATCTGTCCAGAACTGTAA
- the PPP1R2 gene encoding protein phosphatase inhibitor 2 isoform X3 has protein sequence MEAPSVSSVPAASASGATAGPTGRGPIKGILKKGGGKAAGGGAAPGARRASPARDDDEHGKKSQKWDEMNIIATYHPAGKDYGLMKIDEPSTPYHSMVGDDDEDAVSDSESNEPLKADVLSKKLAAAAEGRGPKIIARLEESSEEEDEDEELTPEEREKKKQFEMKRKMHYNEGRNIKLARQLIAKELPAEDDEEMCDAADVETMNTEATEHE, from the exons ATGGAGGCGCCCTCGGTGTCCTCGGTGCCGGCCGCCTCCGCCTCGGGGGCGACGGCGGGGCCGACGGGGCGAGGGCCCATCAAGGGCATCCTGAAGAAGGGCGGCGGGaaggcggcggggggcggcgcggCCCCCGGGGCGAGGCGGGCCAGTCCGGCCCGCGACGACGACGAGCACGG aaaaaaatcccagaagtGGGATGAAATGAACATCATAGCTACGTACCACCCAGCAGGCAAAGATTATGGCTTGATGAAAATAGATGAACCTAGTACTCCGTATCACAG CATGGTAGGAGATGACGATGAAGATGCAGTGAGCGATTCAGAATCAAATGAGCCCTTAAAAGCAGATGTGTTGAGTAAAAA ACTcgcagctgcagctgaaggtAGGGGACCTAAGATTATAGCAAGGCTAGAGGAAAGcagtgaggaggaggatgaggatgaagaaCTAACACCTGAAGAACGAG aaaaaaagaagcagtttgaaatgaagagaaaaatgcactACAATGAAGGACGAAACATCAAACTGGCAAGACAGCTCATCGCAAAAGAACTACCTgctgaagatgatgaagagatGTGTGATGCTGCAGATGTAGAAACGATGAATACAGAAGCTACTGAACATG AATGA